Genomic DNA from Scylla paramamosain isolate STU-SP2022 chromosome 25, ASM3559412v1, whole genome shotgun sequence:
TTTTGATACAATAACTATTTATTGTTGGACAAAAATATGacgctttttttatttttatttattttttaatcgcGATCTTTACAGTGAAGAGATTagcaatgaaattaatgaactgaactAATCtaaatgtaacctaacttaacctaacccctGGATGGAAACACTCAGATTATTTCACTATTAACCCTACATATGTATTCATCAAGCTTCATCAGAACTGGTACTGGCATACTGGTCTCACATTACCAAAGGGAACACGAGGAGGTCCGTTGGTCGCACACGTGTAGTAAACATGAATGGGTAAATACGAGCAGGGGAAATCCAGGGCATGGTGTAGGAAATGTTAAGCTTTGTTAGTGTTATCTCACTCTTTCCCTTATCTCGCTGAGTTTTCTTTCCCGTAGTGAGGCAACAGTGTGATGGGTGACGTCTGCCTGTCGCTGCTGGAGCCATGAAGCTGCCTGTTACGCCGCTTTCATCACTCCCTTTGGTTTTGTAACTTCCTTCGCTATCCATCTCTTCTCGTATGGATTCTGGAACACTTCTGccccgcatctccactacattcaaaagcctctacatgaagttacacgggtttttaaaagTGTTgctgtggttctagtgacagattaacaatattttcacattattgacagtagaaacacccttgagaactcagctgatcatctctgtggcttttgaaaatagtcgtggtgagagagcaaagtgttttaAAATACGGGcttacgtcaccaccaccactaccaccaccaccaccaccaccaccaccaccataacataCGTATAGCCATCTCAGAGCTGGGGTTGTGAATCCGGGTCATTTTAAGTGCTGGTTTTATTtgtactattgctgctactgctgctgctactgctactactgctgctgtttattggtgtctcttcttcttcttcttcttcttccttttactattattattattaccatcatcatcatcatcgtcatcttttactattattattatcattattattattattattattattattattattattattattattattattattactattatcattattattattattattgttattattattattttttttttattgtaattattattattattattattattattattattattattattattattgttattgttactgttattatttttattatcaataaattattattattattattattattattattattattattattattattattttcattccagtagtagtagtaatagtagtagcagtagtagtagtaatagtagtagtaatagtaatagtagcagcagtagtagtagtagtagtagtaataatagtagtagtagtagcagcagcatcaatggggacagaagtagtaatagcagtagcaggaggaaaagcagcagcagcagcagccgtagtagcagcagcagcagcagcagcagcagccgtagtagtagcagcagcagcagcagcagcagttgtagtagtagtagtagtagtagtagtagtagtagcagcagcagcagttgttgttgttgttgttgttgttgttgttgtcgcaaTGTTACACGTGCAGCGAATGCCTTGGATTCAGCCGAACGTTCAGTTCTTGAGACATTTCtgtattagttttctttttttcttctctttccttcatgacACAAGAGGGTAAGTTAAGTTAAGGGTGACGATGATGAATCACGGTGGCTCTTTGTACTGAAATGTCATGGATTGCGTTGGCCTGCTGCTCTTATCTCTTGTCTCCGCCTGACGTGTGAGTGAAGCCAGCGAGGggcataacaaaaaaataaataaataaataaataaataaataaaataataataatgataataacaaataaataaataaataatgggaaAATTCCGCTTCGTTGCCGCTTtgtagaaaaatggaaaagaaaaggaaagaaaagtttggaACAGACTCCTCTCATAACATGTCTGAGGAAATTTTGCTTCACTGTCAGTTcctgggaaaaaagaaaagaaaagtcaagAATATACTCGTCTCATGACACCTGCCTCTCTATTGTTGCCTCGCGTGCTAACTTGGCAGAATGTTTCACCGGGAAGAGTAGCGtagtgaatgatgatgatgatgatgatttattttggggttttacgtatcctcctctcctctcctctcctcttcttttctcttctcttctcttctcttctcttttctttttccttttcttttcttttctcttctcttctctcttctcctctcatctcctctcctctcctcttctcatcctcctcctcatcctcaccacccctttctcgtcctcttcttttcctcctcttctcttccaccttctctcgtcttcacctcacctttcctttcctcttctgtcctcTTCTGTCCTGTCCTGTTGCCTTATCTGTGACCACCGCGCAATCACCTTCATTATAAAACTTCATGGATAACGAGTCATatataagcaaagaaaaagtcCCTGTCTACAGAAAAGCAAATTTCTGTAAACTCAAATGAATGCTTAACCAAATCGACTGGAGTCACCTACTTACTACCGCAGATATTAGCGCtcactggaattttttttttttcatggatagATACTTAAAAGCAGTGCAAGAATGCGTACCTATGAAAAATCGTCCCACTGAAGATGTTAAGCCTAAGTGGTGGAACACACAAACAGCTGAATGCTTGCGCGCCAAGAGGGATGCCCATAACAGATTAGAATTCTTCAGTAATAACGAAGAACACTAAATTCGTTGAGCTAAGACGTAAAGCGAAGAGGTTCATCAAACGCAGCAAAAGGTCCACCGAGTCGCATGTTGCGAACCAGAGTAACACGAACCCGAAGGaattttatagttttatcaGGCAAAAGAGAGTGATTGCTTCAACTACTGGACCCATAATTGGCGTAAATGGAGATTACAGTTATGACTAGGAATGACTAGGGTGAGGCACAACATCTTCCTTTAGAGAGAAGTAAACTATCTTCAGTCATGAAAAAAACTGTACAACTCAAtgaacatccttgaaaatcgcAATAGCTTCCATTAGAGCCTGTTACAGTATCATTATAAGCATAGAAgtattctcaaaaaaaaaaaataattaatagctTACACTGATGTCTATTAAACTGTGACCTGAATCATGAATACGTTTTTGAAGACCTCTAACTTCCACCGGAGCCTATgtaactatcattagaatcttACCACACTTAAAAACCTTAGGAACCTGCTCTAGTACCTGTTTTACTATTACCTAAGTtatggaaacactcttgaaaaccacaaaaaaatgaaaaaataaaattcttaGAGCCTGTTGATGTATCACTGTGCTGTTTAACTAATCACTGCGTAGACTCATGATATCTCCCTTGAAAGCCTTAGCAACCTCCACTAGCACCTTTTTAACTATCACCACGATTAGGGAAACGcccttgaaaaattaagaaaaaagaaatgtactagagcctgtcaaactatcactagaatcacgaaataACTCttcaaaaaacactaataatcaACAGAACCTCGTAAATTATAACAAGAATCATgacaacacccttgaaaacccactaCCCTCCATTACAGTCTGTTAAAGTATCATCTATAGTATTATAAAAACGCAGTAATCTCCAACAGAACTCTATAAACTACCACCaagatcattaaaaaaaaccttgaaaacccatTGACTTCTAGTACAGCGTATTAAACCATaacgaaaataatgaaaaatgccTTGAAAGAcccaaataataacaaatagaacCTGTTTGGAGCAGCGGAGACAGGATACAGAGAatgcggtggagagagagagagagagagagagagagagagagagagagggggggggggtgagggtaAGCTGAATCGACCTGAGCAGGAAAAACAGTGGGTCAGCAATACCCTTTCAACCCAACACTTTAACCTTTACCTTCGTCTGCtggcccccttttttttttttttttaccggcgCCCTGAAACCTTACTTTCCAATTTCCAGTGACCAGAAAGAGAGGTTATAGGTGGTAGAGGCCATTCACCTTCCCGGTAACAAAAACGCATCCCAGCAACAGAGCAACAGTGTATCTaaacaccgacacacacacacacacacacacacacacacaccgccccaCGTGACTCGCGAAGGATTgtccccgctcctcctcctacacacacacacacacacacactgggaatACTCTCACATCATGAACGTTTGAAGGCAACTCAGGGTGAAGCCTCAACACGTTGTCCGTGGCCATCTTTTTGTGCCGCGTTGTGTCGGCACGCTTATAAGAGTTGTGTGTGGCGCCCCGCCCACCTCCCTTAACCTCGCCTGGTGGTGGTATTGAGATGTGCAGAGAAAGACAGCGAGTTATATCTTGTCATTTATTAAcaatacatttaaaatatatatttatatacgtataatatatatgtatatggacTTATGTTGGACACGTCAGGTATGAGTGCCGCTGATTGTGCATTAAATACAATATGGAATGTACAGGATGGTGAGTCGCGATGACTAGAGCGTGGCCCCGAGAGTCCACAATACTGAGCGGCGCGGAGGGGAGTCCTGAGATCAGCGTGCCGTCGCGGCGGCGCGGCACGGAGCACCTCCCCTCACTAGCAGAAGTTGAGGAACTCCGCCACGATGTCGTCGATGGGCTTGCCTCGCCATCCGAACTTGGCCCACATCTCCTGGTCCGGCACGCTGCACTCCAGCAGCAGCCTGAGGTTCACCTTAATGCGGTCGATGGGAGAGAGCGAGGGCTCCTTGCAGGGCTGGGAGCCCATCACCTGCAGCGTGCGCATCAGCACCTCGTCCGTGGAGTTGTTGGGGTGACCCAGCCGCTCCAGCTGCTCCCGCCCGATCAGCGCCTCCAGCACGCGCTGCACGGTATCGATGAACACGCGCTCGCGCTTGTGGCGCACCTCCTCCCGCCGCAGGTGCTCCttcagttgctgctgctgccgccgtaCGGCCTCCTGTTCCTCCAGCAGACTCTGCTCCGTcttgcgctgcagccgcagcaGAATCTCGTAGGGATAGGAGACGCGCTCGCCCGTTTCTGTGGTGAGCGTGAGGCGCGGCGAAGATTCGGCGCGGGGAGTCACTAAGTCAGGGTAGAGGCGCCGCAGCAGCAGGTTGTAGTCGATGGACTGCGGGTGGGTGAGCGGGGGCTCCAGGAGATGGGGCGGGGTTACAGCAGGTCCAGCAGGGATTGGAGATCGAGGTGGGGAGAGAGTGTCACTGACGGGGCTAGCGCCTCGACCGCTGTCATCACTGATGTATCCAGGGGATCGAGACCCGACTCCGTCGCTTCCGTAACAGGTGTACACCTCTGGTCCACTGGCGACGGGACAATCGGGGGAGCTTCTGCGGAAGTCACGAAATGTCAGCGGATGGTGCGGGTCCATGGAGTCGCTGTCCCAGGAGGCCACGGGCGAGGGATTCGCGGGCGGCGAATTGGACGTGctggacgacgacgaggagtcGCGCACGTCCACCACCTCGGGCTCcctggtggggggagagggttTCCAGTGGAGATTCTGGGGCTGGGGCAGGGCGGAGGTCTGGGCCTGGTTGGAGTGGCAGGGCTGGGGTTGGTGGGCGGAGGGGTTGTTGTGATCCCTGATGTGGCGGTCCAGCGCCTTGCGGGAGCTGAAGAACTCCTCGCACAGCGTGCATTTGTACAGTTTTTCTCCCAGGTGGGACATCTTGTGCATCTTGAGCACATGGTTGTAGCCGAAGGTCTTGCCGCACACGTCGCACTCATAAGGCTTCTCGCCCGTGTGCGTGCGGATGTGCACCTTGAGCTGCTTGGAGCACGTGAACCCCTTCTGGCAGTACTCACACGTGTATGGCTTCTCTCCAGTGTGGGCGCGCATATGGATCACCAGCTGGCCAGACTGCACGAATGTCTTGCCGCACAcctgcaacaataacaacacgcCACGTTACGCAAGCCAGACACACACCACATTTGTTCACCAAACAACCTCACCGCTAACATAAGCTATCTCTATCTGCGCAATTTAACCTTTTAGATGTTATCCTCACCAATTAAATCTTCAATATCTATTGGTATTGCCTCAGCAACAGACTGCAGTACAAACTTTAAGAATAATCCACCACTGACTGCAAAATTAGCGAGTAATAAAATAGTTTTAAACTTTTATTGCCCGTTAAGTTCTAGCATTACTGGATTATTGAAATGCCATAGTCAACAGATACACCAAACGAGGAACAAACTTGACTATTCAACTTTTAAATAGCCATCCAAACCCATCACATCAAACTAAACCCCTTAACACCCTATCCGAACCCATTACACCACAAGAAACCACCCTACCTATTCCTGAAAACACCTGAACCCACCAAACCCATCCAAAACCCAGATAAATTCCTTCACAAGCTAACCCAAGCCGCTCCGTCCTTCCAAGAAACACGCCTAACCAGTCCCCAGCCCCAGCACGAAGACAAGCAATCAGACAGGCAGACCAGGCCGGTACACACCTCGCACTTATGGGGCCGCTCTCCGGTGTGGGTTCGCATGTGGCGGTGCAGCTTGCCGGAGTGTTCGAAGGAGCGATCGCAGATGTTACACTTGTAGGGTCGTTCCTTGGTGTGGATGCGGCGATGCACATTGAGGTTCTCCTTGACGCTGAAGGTTTTGTCGCAGAATTCA
This window encodes:
- the LOC135113347 gene encoding zinc finger protein 358-like, yielding MAMLPPGLGSSYPVAMDMDHAYPPTTIPQTQAQPQYVTHPQPQLQPQPQPQPQPQPSSMEHPEGPREAMEMQSVSEPPYQCKICGKGFAIPARLARHHRVHTGEKPFKCEFCDKTFSVKENLNVHRRIHTKERPYKCNICDRSFEHSGKLHRHMRTHTGERPHKCEVCGKTFVQSGQLVIHMRAHTGEKPYTCEYCQKGFTCSKQLKVHIRTHTGEKPYECDVCGKTFGYNHVLKMHKMSHLGEKLYKCTLCEEFFSSRKALDRHIRDHNNPSAHQPQPCHSNQAQTSALPQPQNLHWKPSPPTREPEVVDVRDSSSSSSTSNSPPANPSPVASWDSDSMDPHHPLTFRDFRRSSPDCPVASGPEVYTCYGSDGVGSRSPGYISDDSGRGASPVSDTLSPPRSPIPAGPAVTPPHLLEPPLTHPQSIDYNLLLRRLYPDLVTPRAESSPRLTLTTETGERVSYPYEILLRLQRKTEQSLLEEQEAVRRQQQQLKEHLRREEVRHKRERVFIDTVQRVLEALIGREQLERLGHPNNSTDEVLMRTLQVMGSQPCKEPSLSPIDRIKVNLRLLLECSVPDQEMWAKFGWRGKPIDDIVAEFLNFC